One Castanea sativa cultivar Marrone di Chiusa Pesio chromosome 4, ASM4071231v1 DNA window includes the following coding sequences:
- the LOC142630463 gene encoding putative disease resistance protein At1g50180 encodes MGEVVVVRVIDLLIDELDERRELKLQLQLELLERELKLMLAVLDHIESLERPSEDMKLWADKARDVVRFSEDMIDSFMIATAKRSRAKVLKQFALFFSDIFLGFKLSPKVKSLMLRINDLSKESKVFNITIDSGGRGGAQAQRKYLGGTKRKVPTLPYMNTSVERECAGCVVYSMLCLFCPIPCCSLGSIISYICCCLLIVGERTIPRIRGLLRVRKQIINVRKECEVTTMSSTEENAISETDTIISPFLDQIDFMLSQKLLFYPLATREVKQVRQHIKCITDLLKDMEAVRELDEREKVWLGWVRDICLPAKDFLTSFVSKRELKIKKWAKLKAPTFLGADLELRKKMKVIRSRIQYAYGRRWIYGMAEPDEVEGLKPSRAFELESIWRDLRLMCALIEDVQGMEEKGERVKIWLEQMRDLDHEVNALKTQIQGHHQNTKGDLHGELRVLSSVRKKREQISSKFQAMSERKSTYDIGTFEGKRGHISVSDTIVEDDDNKLEEAEPGSSQQHTNTGRCMGEIEEKVESIAPESSLTNALIGTGPSTSETVERSCASESKKRDIEQVESMERELKLIYAFLKDVEAIEEPDARLRFWEETMRGIAQEAEAFIGPYKQNVRVEEKGFCNRLASTVKNLKADSKVVKKITKIRKKIQKFTERRIEYGIEHVEAFNSTSHKIYQKRPPSQYSEESDIIGFEDHEYEITERLLTVDEPHRCIILVVGMEGSGKTNLAKSVYDKNKVHFRTHAWAPISGKGSAVEILQDIRKKVIGSGQEPKGKRFLKEELKQMLQNFFREKRYLIVLDNIPKAGVWDDLKDTFPDESNGSRIVITTRDMAIASHSDSRIFPYKLHLRSIDESWTLFTDTLKNEVPKELEKLGKEIVMSCGGLPLTIVNKGELLSKKAATIDEWSRVLKELKEETGPWLDISEKVSGDLPIELKGCLYYFLLFPEDFEIPTRRLITLWVAEGYMRLGRGDKSPEHFAERYLMELIDRNLVQVTEKKPNGKVRTCRLPGALRKLLSKAMEDKISKGQGKTASSIQWNRWIVDHHNYTDASNTSYNHIHGDNIDTATLQASYEKSLSFMSFDYREGSQPGEEIGNFLVRCISYRCFLLLRVLDLERVFRPQLPKVLRKLTLLRYLGLRWTYLESLPLSISNLLKLQTLDVKHTYISTLPPSIWKMQHLRHLYLSETYRSRFEPRPSGASLTDLQTLWGAFVDEKSPVNDGLDTLINLRKLGVACRYMSNQKDVMSLKLQAVANWIKKLEHLQSLRLKSHDENNQPWDLHIKPLSGHTNLSSVYFLGRLETPSIISEFPENLIELTLSASALTEDPLQKLGKLPKLRILRLFSKSYVGTNMCCPQSSFPQLRVLKLWKLEELEDWIVEEGALSRLRDLEIRSCASLHKLPDGLQHVKTLQELKISNMPMEFTERTKDSNSEDWFKIEHVRYVRTEP; translated from the coding sequence ATGGGGGAGGTTGTTGTTGTGAGAGTTATTGACCTGCTTATTGATGAATTAGATGAGAGACGCGAACTTAAACTCCAGCTCCAGCTGGAATTGCTGGAAAGGGAATTGAAGCTCATGCTTGCTGTGTTAGACCATATAGAATCCTTGGAAAGACCAAGCGAAGATATGAAACTTTGGGCAGACAAGGCAAGGGATGTTGTTCGCTTCTCTGAGGATATGATTGACTCTTTCATGATTGCAACAGCAAAGAGGAGCAGGGCAAAAGTGTTGAAGCAGTTTGCCTTGTTTTTCAGTGATATATTTCTTGGTTTCAAGTTAAGTCCCAAGGTAAAGAGTCTCATGCTTCGTATCAATGATCTCTCTAAAGAAAGTAAAGTCTTTAATATCACAATCGACAGTGGGGGAAGAGGAGGAGCACAAGCACAACGTAAGTATCTGGGCGGAACAAAACGTAAAGTCCCTACTCTGCCTTACATGAACACATCAGTTGAGAGGGAATGTGCAGGATGCGTGGTGTATTCCATGCTTTGTCTTTTTTGTCCAATTCCTTGCTGTTCACTTGGTTCAATTATATCGTATATTTGTTGCTGTTTATTAATCGTGGGAGAGCGCACGATACCTCGTATACGAGGTCTGCTTAGGGTacgtaaacaaatcatcaatgTCAGAAAAGAATGTGAAGTGACTACAATGTCATCAACAGAGGAGAACGCGATATCAGAGACTGACACCATCATTTCTCCTTTCTTAGATCAAATTGATTTCATGCTAAGTCAAAAGCTTCTTTTCTACCCGTTAGCCACCAGGGAGGTTAAGCAAGTGAGGCAGCACATCAAATGCATAACTGATCTTTTGAAAGATATGGAAGCAGTTAGAGAGCTAGATGAAAGGGAGAAAGTTTGGTTGGGGTGGGTGAGGGATATTTGTCTTCCTGCAAAGGATTTCCTCACTTCTTTCGTAAGCAAAAGAGAGCTGAAAATAAAGAAGTGGGCAAAACTCAAAGCTCCTACGTTTCTTGGTGCAGATTTAGAGCTTCGGAAGAAGATGAAGGTGATCAGGAGCAGGATCCAATATGCATATGGCAGAAGGTGGATATATGGAATGGCAGAACCTGATGAGGTAGAAGGGCTGAAGCCATCAAGGGCTTTTGAACTAGAGTCAATCTGGAGAGATTTGAGGCTAATGTGTGCCTTAATTGAAGATGTTCAGGGCATGGAAGAAAAAGGTGAGAGAGTGAAGATTTGGTTGGAACAAATGAGAGACCTTGATCATGAGGTAAATGCTCTCAAAACACAAATTCAAGGACATCATCAAAATACGAAGGGAGATTTACATGGGGAGTTAAGGGTTCTGTCCTCTgtaagaaagaagagagaacaAATTAGCAGTAAGTTTCAAGCTATGTCTGAAAGAAAGAGTACTTATGACATTGGGACATTTGAAGGAAAAAGGGGTCATATTTCTGTGTCTGATACTATTGTTGAAGACGATGATAACAAGTTGGAGGAAGCTGAACCAGGATCCTCACAGCAGCACACAAATACAGGAAGATGTATGGGGGAGATTGAGGAGAAAGTTGAATCAATCGCACCTGAATCAAGCCTAACGAATGCTTTGATTGGTACCGGACCATCTACATCTGAAACTGTTGAAAGATCTTGTGCCAGCGAATCTAAGAAAAGAGACATAGAGCAAGTTGAATCAATGGAAAGAGAACTGAAACTGATTTACGCTTTTCTCAAAGATGTTGAAGCAATTGAAGAACCAGATGCAAGACTCAGGTTCTGGGAGGAGACAATGAGAGGTATTGCTCAGGAAGCAGAGGCTTTCATTGGCCCCTATAAGCAGAACGTAAGAGTGGAAGAGAAGGGCTTCTGTAATAGGCTTGCATCAACAGTCAAAAATCTGAAAGCTGATTCCAAGGTTGTGAAGAAGATCACTAAGATcaggaaaaaaattcaaaaatttacaGAGAGACGGATAGAATATGGCATTGAACATGTTGAAGCATTTAACTCCACGTCTCATAAAATATATCAGAAAAGGCCTCCATCTCAATATTCTGAAGAATCTGATATCATTGGCTTTGAGGACCATGAATATGAAATAACCGAAAGATTGCTCACAGTTGATGAACCACATCGCTGCATCATTTTGGTTGTGGGAATGGAAGGCTCTGGTAAGACAAACCTCGCAAAATCAGTCTATGACAAGAATAAAGTCCACTTTCGTACCCATGCTTGGGCTCCTATATCTGGAAAGGGTAGTGCAGTAGAGATTCTGCAAGACATAAGGAAAAAAGTAATTGGATCTGGTCAAGAACCAAAAGGGAAGCGGTTCCTTAAAGAAGAATTAAAGCAAATGCTTCAGAATTTCTTCAGGGAAAAGAGGTACCTCATAGTTCTGGATAATATTCCCAAGGCCGGAGTCTGGGATGATCTCAAAGACACATTTCCAGATGAATCAAATGGGAGTAGAATAGTGATCACTACTCGAGACATGGCTATAGCTTCACATTCTGACTCAAGAATCTTTCCGTACAAACTGCACTTGCGAAGTATTGATGAGAGTTGGACATTATTTACCGATACTTTGAAGAATGAAGTCCCCAAAGAACTGGAAAAGCTCGGAAAAGAAATCGTGATGAGTTGTGGTGGTTTGCCACTGACAATCGTAAACAAGGGAGAACTACTGTCGAAGAAAGCTGCAACAATTGATGAGTGGTCAAGGGTGCTAAAAGAACTCAAAGAAGAAACAGGACCTTGGTTAGATATCTCAGAAAAGGTCAGCGGGGACTTGCCCATAGAATTGAAAGGATGTCTATATTATTTCCTATTATTCCCTGAAGACTTTGAGATCCCTACAAGAAGATTAATCACACTGTGGGTTGCTGAGGGGTATATGAGACTAGGCAGGGGTGACAAATCTCCTGAACATTTTGCTGAGAGATATCTGATGGAGCTGATAGATCGGAACCTGGTTCAAGTAACAGAGAAGAAGCCAAATGGTAAAGTCAGAACTTGCCGCCTTCCTGGTGCATTGAGGAAACTCTTGTCAAAAGCTATGGAAGACAAAATTTCCAAAGGGCAAGGGAAGACAGCTTCGAGCATTCAGTGGAACCGCTGGATTGTTGATCATCACAATTACACAGACGCCAGTAACACCAGCTATAATCATATTCATGGTGACAACATCGACACTGCTACTCTGCAAGCCTCTTATGAGAAATCCCTATCTTTTATGTCCTTTGATTATCGAGAAGGAAGCCAACCTGGGGAAGAGATAGGAAACTTTCTTGTTCGGTGCATTTCCTACAGGTGCTTCCTATTGTTGAGGGTGCTTGATCTTGAACGTGTTTTCAGACCTCAATTGCCAAAGGTACTGAGGAAGCTAACTTTATTGAGGTACCTTGGCTTGAGATGGACTTACCTAGAGTCACTCCCATTATCCATAAGCAACTTGCTGAAACTCCAAACACTAGATGTGAAGCACACTTACATCAGTACTCTCCCTCCTTCTATTTGGAAGATGCAACATCTACGGCACTTGTATTTGAGTGAGACTTACCGCAGTAGATTTGAGCCGCGACCAAGTGGTGCCTCTTTAACAGACCTTCAAACTTTATGGGGTGCGTTTGTGGATGAGAAGAGTCCTGTGAATGATGGGTTGGACACGTTGATCAATCTTAGAAAATTGGGCGTAGCATGCCGGTATATGTCAAATCAAAAGGATGTAATGTCATTGAAACTTCAAGCAGTGGCTAACTGGATTAAAAAGCTAGAACATCTTCAGTCTTTAAGACTGAAATCCCATGATGAAAACAATCAACCTTGGGATCTACACATAAAGCCTTTGTCAGGCCACACCAATCTCTCCAGTGTATATTTTCTTGGAAGGTTAGAAACTCCATCTATCATCTCTGAATTTCCAGAGAACCTCATTGAGCTTACCTTGTCAGCATCAGCGCTAACTGAGGATCCATTGCAGAAGTTAGGTAAGCTTCCAAAACTGAGGATTCTTCGGTTGTTCTCTAAATCTTATGTAGGGACGAATATGTGCTGCCCTCAAAGCAGCTTTCCTCAGCTTCGAGTTCTTAAACTATGGAAGCTAGAGGAATTGGAGGACTGGATTGTGGAGGAAGGCGCACTGTCTCGTCTCAGAGATTTAGAGATCAGATCATGTGCAAGTCTGCATAAGCTTCCGGATGGATTGCAGCATGTTAAGACTCTCcaagaattgaaaatttcaaacatgCCAATGGAGTTCACAGAACGGACTAAGGACAGTAACAGTGAGGATTGGTTCAAAATAGAACATGTGCGCTATGTGAGAACTGAACCCTGA